Within the Enoplosus armatus isolate fEnoArm2 chromosome 9, fEnoArm2.hap1, whole genome shotgun sequence genome, the region GCCACCCCACGGGATTACGATTTAACCTTTTACACTAAAGCAAATTGAAAgctaataataattttttttttttttttaaactgcctGTAATTAAAATCTGCTGAACCTTTAAGGCCTTACTGTTTATTGGAATAGAAAACTGGTATGTCTTTactgatttaaagctgcaccactcaatattttcacattgatATCCACATGAACAAGTTCATCAAGAGACACTGTGTTCGGTGTTTACGGCTTGTTGCTGTTGGCCGGGCGCAAGCGTGTGGTTTTTTTGACACAAGCGTGTCGGCAAAACCCACGCTGTTGGTTTAAGACTAGTCTCACCTAGCCAGACCTATCTACCACACAGGTCTGGCTCAATCCATTTCCTTTAAACCGCTTTCACAACCGGTCTTGGGgggcggcgctgagcccaggatgcagcgcCGGTGCCCTTGCAAACGGGTATGGTAACACGCAGAGgaattctgactgaaatagtcgcccaAACagccagacttatcccaacagcctgcATCCGATGAGTCAGACTAGTTTAGGACAGCCCAGGAGGTCAACAAAGCATCTCTGCAACATGCCAGACAGGCTACACGTCATacaaaaccccccccaaaaaaacacctGCTTGTTGCACACCTCAACTTCAATCATACATAAAAACCCCAAATCCTTCACTCCACTGTGCCTTCCATCGGGTCATGCCTCCCGTCACTTTCGAGGCTTTGTGAGCAGACACGGTCCAGAGTCCCTGTTCCGTCGTCCTGTCGCACTGAAATGAGTAGATTGCAACAGACGGACCCCGTGACTCTGAAAGAaagtctctgtctgtttctgtggcaGGCTGGCCGGTTGCCTGGTTACTGCTCGCTGATGTGTGTAAGCCCTATACAGTAATTACCCAGGTATCACAGCACCGCTGCTGGAAAGCCACGAGGCGCTGCCCTCCCTGCTGCCTGGCCCCAACCCCATAACCAAGATAAGAGGGGCTGAAGGATTTTAACCCTCAATTGTTTGAATGTCTCCttaaaataattacaaagaGAATGACTGACCCAACAAGGGAaaactgttgaatgaaaaacacatctgtggTCCTCCATCATTGCCTGAAGCCCAGAGTCCGAGTTAGCGGGTCTATTCCTGCTGGGGGTGGCCGTACTTAAAAAATGCATGCACTCGCAGGCCTCTCCAATGGCAATATATTGAATGTTGCACCAATAagtgacatctgtgtgtgtctgtgtgttggtacACTAAACATTAGACAACCTGGCTCTCAATATCCTTGTTGTCCCGTCGCTTTAATAGCCGGCTTGCTCGATTCTAGGAAATGTGCTGGAGGAACGTGCTTAGATATACAATCAGCTAGTGACTCAGGTTTAtcatacacagacatgcactgCTTTTCTCTCAatcaacaaccccccccccccccccccatgtgatCTGAGCCTTCCATCACAGGCCTTCGGTGTATACCACAGAGCGTGCAgaaacgtatatatatatgcacaagTGACTAACTGACCCCGGTGTGTCGTCGTGCACAGGATGCCATGGCAGGATGgactgctgacacacacacacacacacacacacacacacacacacacacacacacacacacacacacacaccacaaccacacagaaaaagagagggtaACAGCCCGACACAAGCTGTGAGCTGccctcattcattttttttttttttttttttttactgtgttcGCCAGAGCAGCGCCTCGTCACCATAGCACCGTAAGTCAGCCGCTGGCCGACCATTTCACtcggaattctcctccccttccgctaacGCCATGTCACCGTTTTGCCAGGGCcgccgtcgctgcatcctgggctcagcgccgccccaagacgattgtgattggtttaaagaaatgcCAACCAGCCAGACCAATGTGCTTGAATGAATTACCCGGCAGTCGGCCTTTTAGATCTGTAACATCTCTTCTGCACGAGCTGATACTTTGGCTTGACAGTGGCCCTGGTGAAGGTCTTTTTCCAATAGTTTGGTCAGTGcgacaaaatacctgcaaaactaatggtgTTCccatcatgggggggggggtcctgggACATAACACACATCTGGGCTCTAAGCCAGCAGTAGGCTGTGAGGCAGAGGCTAAAACAACTCAACGTATCTCTCACCGAAAAAGAAAGGTTGATTTAAACACAAGGATATCCTGACagctgctgaagaagaagaagaagaagaagaagaagaagaagaagaaaaagaaggttTCCATGAACAGTTCAtcatgcagctctgtgtgtgcagaccaCACAGTTAATCAAACCCGCAGACGATCAATATGACCCAGTTTGTGCCCCGGTGGAGGCCCGCCGTAGAGTGAGGCGCAGTACAGTAGGGCGTTTTACAGTCTGAGACGATAAATCAGTAGTTAGAACAATCATCCCTCAGGAGCTTATTAAGGCAGCGCAAACACGCAAATATTTAGAATATTATACATATTAGAAGGGGAGCGAGGCTGATGTTAACAGAGGCGGACTCAGGAGAGGGAGAATTTGGAGTGGGAATGCTggacttaacacacacacacacacacacaagcacgaaAGGCAACACAATGCGGTGAAAACCATTCACTTGAACGTGGTTTGTGCGGGCGGAGGggaatttttatttatatagcgccaaatcacaacaaaagttatgcCATGACACTTTCCATATAGAccaggtctagaccgtactctttataatattatttacagagacccaacagttccctcccttttaacaggcagaaaccacGAACCGAAGCGGGACCCGAAAACGCAACCCGACGTCATGCTGCGACGGCCAATCAAGTTGGGATCTCTGGTTAGCATTTCTACGGGTGCTACGCTCAGCATGGCCACGTAGTGACACTCCCACGACGCCGCCaccccacgcacacacacacacacacacgcacacacgcacaaacaacAAAGCCGACGCCAACCGCTGCAACGCCTGATTTGAATTCAGCctcatgcacacaaaaatgcccccccccccccccccctctctctctctatcgcTCACAGATCTGTGTGGGTCTAGTTTGGACTCTGGCTCCATCTAGTGAGCAAAAGCCTTCATCAGCCATTCGCCTACTGTAGTGTGGTTGAGAAGTGTTGACTTCACTCAGTCAGACCAGATTTTGTTCCCTATTCATTTCAAGGAGGAGCCCCGGCGAGACGTATTCACACCATCAGGACTGTGTCTGAGTGTAGAGACTGCGCTCGATTGACGTCCTTTCATTCAAATGCTGCATGTGACTCGCTTGAAGTTGTACGTGGCAACCCGCATAATTCTATCATAGCTCCACCTAACTCCGACCAGAGCAGAATGACTAacaacattctcacagaggTTTAAACACTGAATGCAGAAACGCAGAAACTGCGCCTTTAGACGAGCCctcaggacttccgtaaggttgtgatgtcacaagtGTACAGTCACctcactcagccacgccccaCCCCcaagcaggtcatctgctccaggcacagcaccacccaccaagtacaaGGACgagctcatccacccgctcagtctgtctgagttattggactCCTCTGCTCAAGACTACTCTTCAAGTCTTTGgaggttcagtttgtctaaaacggctcgtttcagacagaggctgaactgaggggctgcataaagggccaggagaagataaataaggacctTTTTGAagtgtgaatcatgcaaagctactctagtggagtccccaaataaaaatatagagctgaaatgagcatagTATGGGACCTTTAATCCTGCTGATAATCTGTCCTgatttaatattcatattttcccTTAATTATATGGCTGCGCAGGACACGCAGCCTGAAACTTCCTGTAGGAAGAGGACTGCCGTTGTGGGAAAAGTAAAGACGGTTTGGATAGGAATTGAACATTCTGCCTTTGAAATATACTATACACATATAGGACAAACATGTGATATCATTATACCATTGCACAGGAGGTTCCTGTAGTGGAACACATTGCAGAGTTTGGGCACCGTGGGTTTCAATTAAAAAATCGGCTCCTGTAGAAATCCTGCAGATTGGCTGAAGACATCCTCATTTTGAAAAACGGCTGGCTGTGCTGTTGCTTTTCTGATGCGAGACAAGCCAAGCCCTGTTTTATAACAAGCCATGCCTATAAAATTACAGTAGAGTACTGCTGACGTAAGGCAGCGTAGATGGCCTGCTGTTCTGTGTAGATACACTGAATGtgatctttgtgtgtgtgtgtgtgtgtgtgtgtgtgtgtacgcgaaTTACCTCAATAGCCACTGTCCACAGTATGAGCTGCGTCTCTGAGTCGGGGAAGTACGCCTTGACTTGCGGAGACATGCCGATCAGTGCGCAGTTGGTCACCACGGCTATCACACTCATGGCCTCAAAGGCGAGCTGgacaccagagacagagagacagagagacagagagaggtgatACTGGCACTGTTCatgttagaaataaaaaaaaaagagtaacaATATTTTGCCCCTGGAGAGGTGTTCTCATGGACAGTATACTGGGATAAAAGTATACTAAATAATAAGAATATCAGGTGTTTTATTTCCTAAAATAACACCACATGCCTCCTTCCTGTGAAGAGGTTGCTGAAGCAAACTGCCTCACCTGCCAGACCCCTATGTTCGCTGCCGGGTCAGAGAAGGGTCGCTTGAACACGCGACACATCTTGAAGGCATCAGAGTAAACCTCGGTGATATTGTTCAACACCACCAGGACAGCGGCCAGAGGGTAGACGCAGGAGAACAGGCTGACGTAACCAAAGAGCAGGAACAGCTCCAGGTAGTCATCAAATGTGccctgagagagggaggagcacCGACAAGACATGTGGATcgacgcgcacacacatacaaacggAGACACGAAATCAAGGTTTTTATCCAAATCTGAGCACGCTGTGCACCCACCAGGTATGTGCTCATGTCGGCCTCCAGCCGGACCTGCTCGGCCAGAGGAAGCTCCTTGTCCTCCAGAGTTCTCCTCTTCTGGATTCTGTGGCTCATTTTCTTGTTGCGTCTCCTCTGGAGCCAGTAGGGAAGGAAGGCCTCCATGAACTGGTTTAAGATCTGACTGGTGATCAACAAGGTGGCCAGACTCTGGAGACAGACAAGAACAGAGAGACGAAACCAGGCGGAGCAAAGGGGAAAAGAGGGGGGGAAGGTGGGGAAAATCAGTCAAATGTAAAGGCGGAAACAATGAAGgaattaagaagaaaaaagaagtgataaaagaaggatggagggaagcTCAGTCTACCTGTCTGAGGAGCACCATGTCCTGCATGGCAAAGGCGATGTAGAACAGCGAGGCGAAACAGTTGAAGAAGTTGAACTACGGGGGAAAAGAGTCAAGACAGCGATGATAAGCGGAGCGTTGACAAGAAAAGCTGCACTCTGATCACTGAAGGATGAAATTGGCAAtgttgaaaaacataaaatacgtGATTTATACTCACTATTAATACTTTGAGGACCAAGTGATTCTGATATGAAGACTCTAGCCTGTGATTTTCTACATAcatgggggggaggggggtgtaaAGCATGTCAGTAACACAAATGAACTGCAGAGATCTTTCCATTTCACTCACATCACATTTCAGACAATCTGCATTATAGTTCACGTTGGCTGGCatccaaaacaaaagaggaaaatataaaaatgttttccaaaaacTTGAACTGTCCCTTTCCAATGGGGTAACTTGATGGTGATAAACATTTCTTCCAAGCAAGTCTGTAAGTTTGACTTGAGTCATTTCAACAACGATTGAGTCCCGTTTTTTGCTGCTTATCGCAACTGTGCCAACTCGTCATGAAAGTCAATCATCAGCGCTTTGATCGAAAGCAACTAAACGTTATTatcattttcaatttattttcctttcaatTAGTGGATTAATCATGTGTACAATTGTACAAAAATGCCCACCACAAAATCACAGaccttaaagctacagtaggcaatattattgaactataattttggttgaaataactccttttgaccattgcatgtcactaacaatacctaattgaagggctcccttacaaaaaaaaaagtgtgtctgtgagcacccgccccctttgtatttaggcTTTTTACcaaccaggtctgaatcaaacaaccaatcagggttagctagcacatAGCCAATCACATCGACGCCGTACGAACAAGGGCTTCAACAGAGAGTTCCGCTGGAAGacaggaatcaaaacacagaaacccctgattaaccctgattggttgtttgtcCAGTTTTggttttttaaaggagcccttcaactaaatattgttagtgacatgcaatggtcagaATTAGTTATTTCatccaaaattataattcactaatattgcctactgtagctttaaggtATCTTCAAATCGCTTGTTATTATCCAAACTGTTGTTGATTGACTTTCTGACTACAATCAATAGACTACCTGATTCAGGTTTAGTGCTTGCGTGGGTGCCGCACATTGATCAACCACTTCTACTCACCCCACTCAGTGAGGAACTCCGCGGCATATCTGTAGATGAGGTTCATAATCTCTATGACCACAGCGTAGATAATACTGGGGATGAACAGCAGTATTCCTGTCCAGAATGTGGGGTCCTCATCGTGGACTGACAGTGCCCACCCCTCCAAGTGAAAGTAGATCATCATGACATAGAGGGACAAGTAGAGGCAGAGCAGGACGAAGGGCAGGGACACAAGGTAGACCCGCAGCTGCCGCTTGGCGTTGGGGTAGAGAGGCTCCTCGCGGCCCGTCACAGGGTTGAACCCGAGGACGCCGTGGAAACCAGGCCGGGGTTCTTCAAAGGCCTTCTTTCTGCTCAGCGTGCCCCACCTGTAGGACAGGGAGGCACTGCAGCGCTTCCACAGCTGGCGGAGGAAAGGTTCAGCTGATCAGTTACTCGGCTTTCACTACATTGTTATTCATCCAAGCTGCGATATATCACACGCGTGTAATTCATCTGGCTGCATTATCACTTTTATTAATAGCCTAGTTTCTTCTTCTTAAGCCGTGTAGCACCCAGGAATGTCATTTCCTGAAGATTCAATAACGCCTGAAAATGTAGTCAAATTTGCActtgtaataaaatgtaataaaatgtccTGACTGATATCGTAGTAACGTTTTTACCGATAATGTAATACCTTTCAGGTTAGTAACTAAATACTGTTAAGTGTCACGCTAGCCtactgaaaacactgacactgactgatAAACGCTGGACACGTTTGGAAATGTAAACTCTCGGCTTCGTGCAGAATTTGAAATTTACAGTAAGCGGCACATgggtctgaaacaagccattttagacaaactgaacaacct harbors:
- the ano10a gene encoding anoctamin-10 translates to MDRSGPGFTPLVVLELASDTRQEAIAWLLSRIRDRQQSGGAELLVEPLGLGLWAQDKENPNMFLVGATRQRLLSGAEEAGLFKEFNDGSMRAFTCANKHNFKDFKGDGDDFLSMAECQYVIKHELDTLRAKDETHVPGHAQAKLYPGKSIVRRLQSKGILIQIFPLHEKEELKRLSFSWYKKVKLSFQPLDDIRHYYGEGQALYFGFLEYFTFALVPMALIGVPYYLFDWEDYDKYVVFAAFNLVWCTVILELWKRCSASLSYRWGTLSRKKAFEEPRPGFHGVLGFNPVTGREEPLYPNAKRQLRVYLVSLPFVLLCLYLSLYVMMIYFHLEGWALSVHDEDPTFWTGILLFIPSIIYAVVIEIMNLIYRYAAEFLTEWENHRLESSYQNHLVLKVLIFNFFNCFASLFYIAFAMQDMVLLRQSLATLLITSQILNQFMEAFLPYWLQRRRNKKMSHRIQKRRTLEDKELPLAEQVRLEADMSTYLGTFDDYLELFLLFGYVSLFSCVYPLAAVLVVLNNITEVYSDAFKMCRVFKRPFSDPAANIGVWQLAFEAMSVIAVVTNCALIGMSPQVKAYFPDSETQLILWTVAIEHALLAFKFILTFLIPDVPKHIQIKQARLEFESLEALKKKKMLEAAELSKAVQ